In Triticum aestivum cultivar Chinese Spring chromosome 5B, IWGSC CS RefSeq v2.1, whole genome shotgun sequence, the following proteins share a genomic window:
- the LOC123115331 gene encoding lecithin-cholesterol acyltransferase-like 1 has translation MSRHNMFCMIRLREELEALGYHDKDTLFGAPYDLRRAPPTSGQPSQVYSDYYARVKDLVHHASEKNGNKPVILIGHSFGSRVILDFLNSTSLSWRQKLIKHMIVISPTPSTGFTQVVTNLASGPADVIAVPAVPSLALRQMWRAFESSLLSLPSPAVFGHKPLVITKNRNYSAYDYPHFLAALGFSTDEVVPFTKRVLPTMLRVDAPMVPTTYLNGAGVQTMEHVMYWEGNFDVAPVIVHGDRDGCINLVSVLSFAKELHRQQRQNNIHFKFVKIDHATHYDIASREHSLRIIMNEVLEANCSRVKDVAIPKEAGAPELLSRAEQASWKAFLRGKGALDG, from the exons ATGTCCAGGCATAACATGTTTTGCATGATAAGGCTCCGCGAAGAACTGGAAGCACTAGGATAtcatgacaaagatactcttttcggAGCTCCTTACGATCTACGGCGTGCTCCACCAACCTCGGGCCAGCCATCTCAGGTGTACTCCGACTACTATGCTCGTGTCAAGGATCTGGTGCACCACGCAAGTGAGAAGAATGGGAACAAGCCGGTCATCCTCATTGGTCATAGCTTCGGCAGCAGGGTCATCCTCGATTTCCTCAACTCAACTTCCCTGTCATGGAGGCAAAAGCTCATCAAGCATATGATTGTCATCTCACCCACGCCTTCTACAGGCTTCACCCAGGTGGTCACGAACCTTGCATCCGGACCCG CCGATGTTATTGCTGTTCCAGCCGTTCCATCGCTTGCTTTGCGGCAAATGTGGAGGGCCTTCGAGAGTTCCCTTCTGTCCCTGCCATCTCCTGCTGTTTTTGGTCACAAGCCGCTCGTGATCACCAAAAACAGGAACTACTCAGCATACGACTACCCGCATTTTCTTGCAGCACTCGGTTTCAGCACCGACGAAGTTGTGCCCTTCACGAAACGGGTGCTTCCGACAATGCTGAGGGTTGATGCGCCAATGGTACCAACAACATACCTCAATGGAGCCGGCGTACAAACGATGGAACATGTGATGTATTGGGAAGGTAACTTTGACGTTGCCCCAGTGATCGTGCATGGCGACCGAGATGGGTGCATCAATTTGGTTAGCGTGTTGTCGTTCGCCAAGGAACTGCATAGGCAGCAGCGGCAGAATAACATACACTTCAAGTTCGTCAAGATTGATCATGCCACACACTATGATATTGCTAGTCGAGAGCATTCACTTAGAATAATTATGAATGAAGTTCTCGAAGCAAATTGCTCAAGAGTCAAG GATGTAGCAATTCCCAAAGAAGCAGGAGCACCGGAGCTGCTGAGCAGAGCAGAGCAGGCGAGCTGGAAAGCGTTCCTCCGGGGCAAAGGTGCCCTGGACGGCTAG
- the LOC123115332 gene encoding putative receptor-like protein kinase At4g00960, which produces MSHPNIEQFVGYCDEAEYGEYNGEWRVYRILCYEYLEGGSLDKYLIEWDQVDACIRLAIKCVDQERDNRPTAEEIVHILKENEKLLPVEYWAPFVMGKEEASCINLMKQFGDMDMHGDHETDTQTTSTLDHMSLQYLKDITNNFCNERILGRGGFGVVYKGVLGNGKMVAVKKLAQSMSNSLEQFENEINLLMKLKHPNIVQLVGYCYETQHLRNYHEGKFIFAWNTECLLCLEFLPKGSLDKYISDTSSGLDWPTRHQIIEGISYGLQYLHEQPEGPIIHLDLKPANILIDVNMIPKITDFGLSRMFDKKTIHTAITSGTLGYMPPEYVRGIITPMSDIFSLGVIIMEVITGHRDYPYDIRESSMEFIELELQKWRNVMQKEPVYTSLEIYCQQITRCIQIGLICVNPERTKRPTAKKIIDMLQGLESMDWYISNEIISAVALSKALYSASVLDLDTVACFLAHHDIRLGPKNTAKPPVERLSSKHPAQSESEKALTRVEGDLLKFRPTFKVYLTYLTMRLAAVK; this is translated from the exons AATGGGACCAGGTGGATGCGTGCATCAGATTAGCAATAAAATGTGTGGACCAAGAAAGGGACAATAGACCCACTGCGGAAGAAATTGTGCATATTCTGAAGGAGAATGAGAAATTGTTGCCGGTGGAGTACTGGGCACCCTTTGTAATGGGCAAG GAAGAAGCTTCTTGTATAAATCTTATGAAGCAATTTGGTGATATGGATATGCATGGAGACCATGAAACGGATACGCAG ACAACATCCACACTTGATCATATGTCGTTACAATATCTGAAAGACATCACAAACAACTTCTGCAATGAGAGAATACTTGGTAGAGGTGGTTTTGGTGTGGTATATAAG GGAGTGCTAGGAAACGGGAAAATGGTTGCAGTGAAGAAGCTTGCACAGTCTATGTCAAACTCATTGGAGCAATTTGAGAATGAGATTAATCTTCTTATGAAACTAAAGCACCCAAATATAGTGCAACTAGTAGGCTACTGTTACGAAACACAGCATTTACGTAACTATCATGAAGGAAAATTCATTTTTGCTTGGAACACCGAATGTttgctttgcttggaatttctgccTAAGGGAAGCCTTGATAAGTACATTTCAG ATACATCTTCCGGACTTGATTGGCCCACACGCCACCAAATAATTGAGGGGATTTCCTATGGTCTACAGTACCTCCACGAGCAACCCGAAGGTCCGATTATTCACTTGGACCTAAAACCAGCGAACATACTGATTGATGTAAATATGATACCGAAAATTACAGACTTTGGTCTGTCAAGAATGTTTGATAAAAAAACTATCCACACCGCAATCACGAGTGGAACATT AGGTTATATGCCGCCGGAATATGTACGAGGTATAATCACACCTATGTCAGATATATTCAGTTTGGGTGTAATTATCATGGAGGTAATAACGGGACACAGGGACTACCCATATGATATTAGAGAATCTTCCATGGAATTCATCGAGCTT GAACTGCAAAAATGGAGAAATGTGATGCAAAAAGAACCAGTGTATACATCGCTTGAAATATATTGCCAACAAATAACAAGATGTATCCAGATAGGTCTAATATGCGTGAATCCTGAGCGGACCAAAAGACCTACAGCGAAGAAAATTATTGATATGCTTCAAGGGTTGGAAAGTATGGATTGGTACATTAGCAACGAG ATAATTTCTGCTGTTGCATTGTCCAAGGCCTTGTATTCTGCTTCAGTGCTTGATCTAGACACTGTGGCTTGTTTTCTGGCACACCATGATATAAGGTTGGGTCCAAAAAATACTGCAAAGCCACCAGTGGAGCGTCTGTCATCCAAGCATCCTGCCCAATCTGAATCAGAAAAGGCACTAACAAGAGTAGAAGGTGACTTGCTGAAGTTTAGACCAACATTCAAAGTATACTTGACATATCTAACAATgcgcttagctgcagtcaagtga